Proteins encoded in a region of the Falco rusticolus isolate bFalRus1 chromosome 12, bFalRus1.pri, whole genome shotgun sequence genome:
- the SOCS5 gene encoding suppressor of cytokine signaling 5 — protein MDKVGKMWNNFKYRCQNLFSHEGGSQNENVVVNSSSCSSAKEKAIQITDLAQQQPSSPLRENIALQLGLSPSKNSARRNQNCVTEIPQIVEISIEKENDSCVTTGARLARRDSYSRHAPWGGKKKHSCSTKTQSSLDTEKRFGRTRSGLQRRERRYGVSSVHDMDAVSNRTVGSRSLRQRLQDTVGLCFPMRTYSKQSKPLFSNKRKIHLSELMLEKCPFPAGSDLAQKWHLIKQHTAPVSPHSTFFDTFDPSLVSTEDEEDRLRERRRLSIEEGVDPPPNAQIHTFEATAQVNPLYKLGPKLAPGMTELAGDKNITPPGNCDSEEDTTTLCLQSRRQKQRQMSGESHGHISRQGAWKVHTQIDYIHCLVPDLLQITGNPCYWGVMDRYEAEALLEGKPEGTFLLRDSAQEDYLFSVSFRRYNRSLHARIEQWNHNFSFDAHDPCVFHSSTVTGLLEHYKDPSSCMFFEPLLTVSLNRTFPFSLQYICRAVICRCTTYDGIDDLPLPSMLQDFLKEYHYKQKVRVRWLEREPIKTK, from the coding sequence ATGGATAAAGTGGGAAAGATGTGGAACAATTTCAAATACAGGTGCCAGAATCTCTTCAGTCATGAGGGTGGAAGCCAAAATGAAAACGTAGTTGTGAACTCCAGTAGTTGCTCATCTGCTAAAGAGAAAGCTATCCAGATAACTGATTTGGCTCAACAACAACCCAGCAGCCCTTTGAGAGAAAACATAGCTTTGCAATTAGGTTTAAGTCCTTCAAAGAATTCGGCAAGGCGGAACCAAAACTGTGTCACAGAAATTCCTCAGATTGTTGAAATAAGcattgagaaagaaaatgactcGTGTGTCACCACGGGAGCTAGACTTGCTCGAAGGGACTCTTATTCTCGGCATGCTCCTTGGGGTGGGAAGAAGAAGCATTCCTGCTCTACCAAAACCCAGAGCTCCTTGGATACTGAAAAACGATTTGGTAGAACACGAAGTGGTttgcagaggagggagaggaggtatGGGGTGAGCTCCGTCCATGATATGGATGCCGTATCAAACAGGACAGTAGGCAGCCGTTCTCTGCGACAGCGTCTGCAAGATACCGTTGGGCTGTGTTTTCCCATGCGGACTTACAGCAAACAGTCCAAACCTCTGTTTTCTAACAAAAGAAAGATCCATCTCTCTGAACTAATGCTTGAGAAATGCCCTTTTCCTGCAGGCTCAGATCTGGCTCAAAAGTGGCATCTGATTAAACAACACACGGCGCCTGTGAGTCCTCATTCAACATTTTTTGACACATTTGATCCTTCCTTGGTCTCCACAGAAGACGAAGAAGACAGGCTCAGAGAGCGACGTAGACTTAGTATTGAAGAAGGGGTTGATCCCCCTCCCAATGCCCAAATACATACGTTTGAAGCTACAGCACAGGTAAATCCATTGTATAAACTGGGACCAAAGTTAGCCCCTGGTATGACTGAGCTGGCCGGGGACAAAAACATAACACCTCCAGGGAACTGTGACTCTGAAGAGGACACAACAACACTTTGTCTGCAGTCACGCAGGCAGAAGCAGCGTCAGATGTCTGGAGAGAGCCATGGCCATATCAGCAGGCAGGGGGCTTGGAAAGTGCATACTCAAATTGATTACATCCATTGCCTTGTGCCAGACTTACTTCAGATCACAGGTAACCCGTGTTACTGGGGTGTGATGGACCGCTATGAAGCAGAAGCACTTCTGGAGGGTAAACCCGAAGGCACTTTTTTGCTCAGGGATTCTGCGCAAGAGGACTACCTCTTCTCTGTGAGCTTCCGTCGCTATAACCGATCGCTACATGCACGCATTGAGCAGTGGAATCACAACTTTAGTTTCGATGCCCACGATCCCTGTGTCTTTCACTCCTCCACTGTTACAGGGCTTCTGGAACACTACAAAGACCCTAGCTCTTGCATGTTCTTTGAACCGTTACTTACTGTATCTCTGAACAGGACTTTCCCCTTTAGTCTGCAGTATATCTGCCGGGCAGTAATCTGCAGGTGCACTACGTATGATGGAATTGATGACCTTCCTCTACCCTCAATGTTACAAGACTTTCTAAAGGAGTATCACTATAAACAAAAAGTCAGGGTGCGATGGCTGGAGCGGGAACCtataaaaacaaagtaa